In a genomic window of Vigna angularis cultivar LongXiaoDou No.4 chromosome 6, ASM1680809v1, whole genome shotgun sequence:
- the LOC108341057 gene encoding ribose-phosphate pyrophosphokinase 4 → MALVKCPKKQVNLFYSLDCEELAHKVALLSPHVILQNIKWRSFADGFPNIYINNAEELRGQHVAFLASFSSPAQVFEQLSVIYALPRLFVASFTLVLPFFPTGSFERMEEEGDVATAFTLARMLSNIPISRGGPTSLVIYDIHALQERFYFGDEVLPLFETGIPLLRQRLSQLPDADNVVIAFPDDGAWKRFHKLFDNFSVVVCTKVREGDKRIVRLKEGHVSGHHVVIVDDLVQSGGTLVECQKVLAANGAAKVSAYVTHGVFPNQSWERFLHKSGSLENAFSYFWITDSCPLTVKAIANKAPFEVLSLAGSIADALQI, encoded by the exons atggcGTTGGTGAAGTGCCCAAAGAAACAGGTGAACCTCTTCTACTCCCTTGACTGCGAAGAACTTGCCCACAAGGTTGCTCTTTTATCTCCCCACGTCATTCTCCAAAACATCAAATGGAG GTCATTTGCCGATGGGTTtccaaatatatacataaataatgCAGAAGAACTCCGAGGTCAACATGTTGCTTTTTTGGCATCTTTCAGCTCCCCAGCACAAGTCTTTGAACAACTTTCTGTCATATATGCACTCCCTCGTCTATTTGTTGCTTCCTTCACATTGGTATTGCCTTTCTTTCCAACTGGATCCTTTGAGCGAATGGAGGAAGAAGGAGATGTAGCAACTGCCTTCACCCTTGCAAGGATGTTGTCAAACATTCCAATTTCAAGAGGAGGCCCAACCAGCTTAGTCATATATGACATTCATGCCTTGCAG GAGAGGTTTTATTTTGGAGATGAAGTCCTGCCTTTGTTTGAGACGGGTATTCCTCTCTTAAGGCAGCGTCTGAGCCAGCTTCCCGATGCTGATAAT GTAGTTATTGCATTTCCAGATGATGGTGCATGGAAGCGATTCCACAAGctgtttgataatttttcaGTG GTTGTATGTACTAAGGTTCGTGAAGGTGACAAGAGGATAGTTCGGCTCAAGGAAGGCCATGTCTCTGGTCATCATGTggttattgttgatgatttgGTCCAATCTGGAGGCACCTTGGTTGAGTGTCAg AAAGTTTTGGCAGCCAATGGTGCAGCAAAGGTGAGTGCCTATGTCACCCACGGAGTGTTCCCTAACCAATCATGGGAGCGATTCCTTCATAAAAGTG GGTCCTTGGAGAATGCATTTTCCTACTTTTGGATCACAGATTCTTGCCCTCTTACTGTCAAAGCTATTGCAAATAAAGCTCCTTTTGAAGTATTGAGTCTAGCCGGGTCTATTGCCGATGCTCTACAAATATGA